The genomic region GCTCCTTTTACAGTATTCACCAAATTGCCAATAAGGTCGTTTCTTCGTTGGTAGGACGTTTGTACATTTCCCCAAGCTTCAGATACGTTTTCATTTAAACGAACGGCAGTATTGTTAAAGCCAACAGCCCAGTTGTAAACGCCGAAACCTATAATTGCCAATACAATTAAACCAATGATCCACTTTTTCATTTTAATTTGCTTTTTTTAAGTTGTTAATTAGTGATATAAATAAGGTCTTGTTACTTTTAAGAAAAGAGCAGTCCAAAATTGATTATTCTTTTTTGAATACTAAAATATTTAAAGCTGATCTTTAATTTTGATAAGTTCTGCCTTTACTCCTTCCAATTTACGAATTATCTCAAAATTAGAAAGTGTTTTCTGTTTTTGTTCTTTCAAGTGTGTCTTTGCGCCGTCTAAAGTAAATCCTCTTTCTTTTACCAAGTGATAAATTAAGCTGAAGTTTTTAATATCTTCTTGGGTGAACTTTCTATTTCCTTTTGCATTTTTTTTTGGGTTGATAATATCAAACTCCTTATCCCAAAAACGAATTAGCGAAGTATTTACATCGAAGGCCTTGGCCACTTCGCCTATACTATAATATAATTTTTCGGGAAGATCTATATGCATTAGTCAAGAGATTGGTTTTCTTGGGATGCAGCATGCAATAAAGCTTCGTACTCTTCGGCCGAAAGTGTTCCGTAGTAGAAGTTTATGGGGTTAATGCGCTGGTCGTCTTTCCATACCTCGTAATGCAGGTGCGGTGCTTCCGACCTTCCTGTACTGCCCACTAAGCCGATGAGGTCTCCTCTTTTTACTTTTTGTCCCGGCCGTACTTTGTACTTGCTTAAGTGTCCGTACAGGCTCATATAACCAAATCCGTGGTCTATTCGAATGTGTTCACCGTACCCAGAAGACCTGTTGTCTGCTCGAGTAACCACGCCGTCTCCCGTGGCGTATACAGGTGTGCCGCGTGGTGAAGTAAAATCCATCCCGTAGTGCATTTTTCTAACTTTGGTAAATGGGTCGGTACGCCAACCATATCCCGAGGCCATTCTTGTAAGATCCTCGTTGCTCACCGGTTGGATAGCAGGAATAGCCGCCAATAACTTTTCTTTTTCTTTGGCGAGTTCGGTAATTTCGTCTAAAGATTTGGATTGTATAACCAATCTTTTCTGAAGTTTCTCCAGTTTTTTAGTGGCATCTATAATAAGATCAGAATTGTTAAAACCTTCAAGTTTTTTATACCTGTTAACTCCACCAAAACCTGCGGTACGTTGCTCTGAAGGAATCGGACTTGCTTCAAAATACAAGCGATAGATATTGTTGTCACGATCTTCAATATTGGCTAAAACTTCTTCAATTTGTGTCATTTTTTTATTCAACAACTCAAATTGAAATTCGTAATTGCGCAATTCCCTGGCTTGAGAAAGCTCTTTGGGCGTATTCACTAAATTGGTGTTTAATAGAATAAGCAAACAAATACCTCCAAAAAGAAAGGAGGCCAATACGAACAAACTAATATTTACAATTTTTTTACCCTTTTTAGGTTCAATTCTCCTGTAAGATAAAGTTTCAGAATCGTAATAATATTTTACCTTCGTCATTAGTTTAAAAATTCTATTTTTGCCAAATATATAGCGATGGCACTCAATTGTGTAACGAACAAATATATAAATTGTTTTTCAGTTTGAACAATTTTTAATAAATGTTAAGAATTAGAGTCTGGTTCTTTCACTTAGTTAACTGAATTTTTGAATTATCGGTATGCTAAAGTGGTTTTTGAACTCGAAATAAGTAAAAATATAGGAGATGAATTCCAAAGAAATAAGAAGGCAGTTTTTAAAGTTTTTTGAAGATAAGAAGCATGAAATCGTTTCTTCTGCCCCAATGGTTATAAAAAACGATCCCACCCTTATGTTTACGAATGCTGGGATGAATCAGTTTAAGGAATATTTTTTAGGAAATAAAAATCCTAAAAACTCTAGGGTGACCGATACGCAAAAATGTCTTCGCGTAAGTGGTAAGCACAACGATTTGGAAGAGGTGGGGAAAGACACTTATCACCATACCATGTTTGAAATGCTTGGGAATTGGAGTTTTGGGGATTATTTTAAAAAGGAAGCTATTCAATGGGCATGGGAATTGCTAACAGAGGTTTATAAAATAGACAAGGATATTTTATATGTAACTGTTTTTGAAGGTGCCGAGGCAGAAGGTTTACCAATAGACCAAGAAGCATACAATCTTTGGAAAGGCATTGTGCCCGAAGACCGAATTATTTTAGGAAACAAGAAAGATAATTTCTGGGAAATGGGAGATCAGGGGCCATGCGGACCTTCCTCTGAAATACATGTGGACATTCGTTCAGCAGAGGAAAAGGCAAAAATTCCAGGAGCCGATTTGGTCAATAAAGATCACCCACAAGTGGTGGAAATTTGGAACTTGGTATTTATTGAATTCAACAGAAAGGCAGATGGGTCTTTAGAAAAACTTCCCGCCAAACATGTGGATACGGGAATGGGCTTCGAGCGTTTGTCTATGGTGCTTCAAGACAAGAAAAGCAATTACGATACCGATGTGTTTACACCGCTTATTCGTGAGATTGAAACCATAACCAAGTCCAAGTATGGCGCCGAAGGTAAAGAAGGCGAAGAAATAAACATTGCCATAAGGGTAATTGCAGATCACGTTCGTGCTGTTGCTTTTGCCATTGCAGATGGGCAGCTGCCAAGTAATACTGGGGCAGGATACGTTATTCGTAGGATTTTGCGTAGGGCCATTAGATATGGATTTACTTTCCTGAACCAAAAAGAACCTTTTATTTACAAATTGGTGGATACCCTTACCAAGCAAATGCAAGAGTTTTTCCCGGAGCTAAAAAAGGAAAAAAACATTATTGTAAATGTAATCCGTGAAGAGGAAAATTCGTTTTTGCGAACCCTGGCACAAGGTTTAATCCTGCTTGATTCTATAATCGATGCAAACGAAGACAAAATTATTGCAGGAAGTAAAGCTTTCGAACTTTACGATACTTATGGCTTTCCTATAGATTTAACAGCATTGATACTTCAGGAAAAGGGTTATCAATTAGATCAGAAAGGGTTTCAAATAGAACTGGAAAAACAAAAAAGCAGATCTCGTGCCGCTACAAAAATAGAAACTGGGGATTGGGAAGTCCTTGTGGATGATCCAGTGGAGGAATTTGTAGGTTACGATATCTTAGAAACCCATGTAAAACTTACCCGTTACCGTAAAGTAGAAAGTAAAAAAGAGGGAGAAATGTATCAATTGGTATTCAATATTACCCCTTTTTATGCTGAAGGCGGCGGACAAGTAGGGGATAAGGGGTATCTGGAGTCTTCAAATGGAGACGTAGTTTATATAATTGATACAAAAAAGGAAAATAATTTAATCATACATCTTGCTAAAAACCTTCCTAAAAATTTAACCGATACTTTTAAGGCTGTGGTGGATGTAAAACAGCGAAGTAGGACTGCTGCCAATCATACCGCTACGCATTTATTGCACCAGGCCTTGAGAAGTGTTTTGGGCAGTCATGTGGAGCAAAAGGGAAGTATGGTGCACAGTGGGTATCTACGTTTCGATTTTTCACATTTTAGTAAGGTTACTTCGGAAGAATTAACACAAATAGAAGATTTTGTCAACGCCCGAATTCGTGAGCAATTGCCTTTGGAAGAAAATAGGCGTATGCCTTACCAAGAGGCTTTAAATGCCGGGGCGGTAGCCTTATTTGGAGAGAAATATGGGGATTTGGTGCGTACCGTTAAATTTGGTGAAAGTATGGAGCTGTGCGGTGGTACCCACGTTAAAAACACTGGGGATATTTGGCATTTTATTATTACTTCGGAAAGTGCTGTTGCTGCTGGAGTACGTAGAATTGAAGCTATTACAAGTGATGCAGCGAAAGACTATTTTGCAAGTCAGACGGAAGCTTTTAAGGAAGTAAAGTCAGTATTAAAAAGCAATAGCGATCCTGTAAAAGCGATTACGACTTTACAGGAAGAAAATGCCTCCATGAAAAAGCAGATAGAACAATTGCTTAAGGATAAAGCTAAAGGATTGAAAGGAGAGCTAAAGGCATCTTTGGAAGAAGTAAACGGAGTTCAATTTTTGGCGAAAAAGGTAGATTTAGACCAAGGCAGTATTAAAGATTTGGCTTTCGAGCTGGGTAGTGAATTTAAGAATTTGTACTTAGTGTTCGCCTCGGAAAATGAAGGAAAAGTACTTTTAACCTGCTACGTTTCCAAAGAAATTGTAAAAGAGAAAGATCTTAATGCGGGACAGATAGTTCGGGAACTCGGGAAACTCATCCAAGGTGGTGGTGGTGGTCAACCATTCTTTGCAACGGCAGGAGGAAGAAATCCAGAAGGAATTAACGATGCTCTTATAAAAGCAAAGGAATTTGTTAAACAATAGCAGTAGCAATATTTTAAAAATTAAACCGGCTCGGGAAAGTTTCCTTCGCCGGTTTTTTGTTTGAGGGTTGGTCGAACAAAAAAATAAAGTTATAGGATGAAAAACTACCCTTTTTTAATCCGCTTTAATTTCTTCTGCATTCGAAACGCCCAAATTGTAGGGATTAAAGCTATTAATAAACCAATCAGCAATCCCTTGAGTGTAAACCGTAAAGTTTGGTTGGTATCAATGTCATGTCTATGATTCCAGATTTCCACAATTTTTCCGTTTTGTATACGAAACACATTAATAATTGGAATGGAGCCAGAACCAAATAGCACCTTGCCAAAAAAAGATTCTGGTTGGTAAGCCATGTGCCATCTAGTGGCGACCAAATCTCCTTCAGCTATTTGGTAATCGATGGTGACCTTGTTTGTGCCATTATCCCAAAATCGATCTGCTATTATTTTTTGTTCAATCGCTGGTTCTGTTACGTTTTTGCGTTCCCCAATGTCGTGAACTACATATTCGTCTGCTAGGTATTTAGAATAATTTTGAGTATTATCCGTAGCCCATAAATCTTCATAAAAACCTTTTACCAGTTTTTTGTTTTTCTCTATTTGGGAAATAGAATCGTAGGGTGCATTCTGCGAAGATGCTAAGCCGAAACAATTCAGGAACAAGAAGAGTGCGATTATAGTTTTCATCTTTGTCGATTAATATTTATTGAATTCAATATTAAATAGCTAAGCTACGTTCTCGAGCGGTGATGCAATTTAATTCTGGGCAAAGGGTATCGTAAAATGCATATACCGGAGAGGAAGATTGGGTAAACTGTGAGTAGGAATGGATAGCTCCGTGGTATTCGAATTTAATCACCAATTTTTGGTGAGACATAAAAGTCGATGGAATGTTGGCATATTCCTTATCCACAAAATAGACTCTAAAGCGATGGGAATACCCACTAAAAGTAATTTGTGCGTGAATGGGAATCTTATTTCCATTCCATAAAATAGTTTGCTGCTCTGTACTTACTATAGCTTTTTCAATTTTAAATGTTGAAGAATTCATAATGTTGGTTGTTTTTGATAAAAGTAAGCTACAAACCAACCTTTTGTAAGAGGTAAAACCTCGAAATATAAAGGGTGTTTTTCCCTAATTTTATAAAAGCGTTTAAACCTTTTTTAATTTCTATGGTCTTAGAATTATAAACTTTAAAACACAAATGATATGAAAATTAAATGGAGCATATTAACCGTTATGATGGTTGCTGGAATTGCATTTTCTTCAGCTCAAGAGCGAGGTAGAATGGATAGAAAAGAGAAGCGGGAGGGAATGAAAAGCATGTACAAGGAGTTATCTGCAGATCAAATTGCGGATTTGAAAACGAAAAAAATGGCCCTTACTTTAGACTTAACCGAAAGTCAGCAGAAAGATATTTATACCATAAATAAAGATATTGCTATTGAACGAAAAGAAAAAATGGCCGAATTAAAAGCAAAGAAGGAAGCTGGGGAGAAGCCAACAGCAGATGAGCGATACGCCCGTATGAATGAGAGGTTGGATGCCCAATTAGAAGTTCAATCTAAAATGAAGAAAATTTTAAACGAGGAGCAGTATAAAATGTGGAAGCGAAGTATGCACAAGGCAAAAAAGGAATTTAAACACCATAGGGAGGCCAGAAAATAGTTGCTTAAATTTAATTGCAAAAAATAAACCCCAAAAAAACGTTAAGTCTTTCGGGGTTTTTTTAGTATCTGATATTAATCTTAGGCAATTTCACAAAACAGTCCTTCGTCTGTTTTGGAAACTTTTACCAATTTGTGTTTGGTAAGTCCTTTAATTGTTTTGTCCCACTTTTTATTGCTCAATCCCGATTGGGTTTTTAAGTCTTCCAACGGCATTTTATTCTCTTTTTTCAGCATTTCAAATACCGCTTTTTCTTCATCGTTAAGCGCTACTTCAACTTTTTTCTCTGGTCTCATTTGAGGGAAGAAAAGCACTTCCTGTATAGAGGCGTTATTGGTTAAAAGCATTACCAAGCGGTCTATGCCAATTCCAATTCCAGAAGTTGGGGGCATTCCGTATTCAAGGGCACGCAAGAAATCTTGATCGATAAACATCGCCTCGTCGTCGCCTTTTTCAGAAAGTTTTAATTGTTCTTCAAAACGTTCCCTTTGGTCGATAGGGTCGTTAAGCTCAGAATAGGCATTGGCCAATTCTTTTCCGTTAACCATCAGCTCAAATCGCTCGGTTAATGCAGGGTTGTCCCTATGTTCTTTGGTAAGCGGACTCATTTCTTTTGGGTAATCGGTGATAAAGGTTGGTTGGATGTAATTGTGTTCACATTTTTCACCAAAAATTTCATCAATAAGCTTCCCAATACCCATGCTTTCATCTGCAGGGATGTCTAGTTTGATACAAACTTCTCGGAGTTCTTCCTCGTTCATTCCCGCAACATCAAAACCAGTATGATCTTTTATGGCTTGCAATATGGGCACACGTGGGTAAGGAGCTGTAAAGTTAATTTCATTTTTCCCAACCGTTACTTTCGGACTCCCGTTGGCATCGGTAGCTACTTTCTCAAGCAACTCTTCTGTCATGTTCATCATCCAGTTGTAATCTTTATAAGAAACATACAATTCCATTACCGTAAACTCTGGGTTATGTGTTTTGTCCATTCCCTCATTACGAAAATCCTTTGCAAATTCATACACCCCATCAAACCCACCAACAATTAGTCTTTTTAAATAAAGTTCGTTAGCAATACGCAAATATAAAGGGATGTTTAGCGCATTATGGTGTGTTACAAAAGGTCTTGCCGCAGCTCCTCCAGGGATGGCCTGTAGTATTGGGGTCTCTACCTCGATATAATCACGAGAATTAAAAAACTCCCGCATGCTGTTGGTAATTTTGGTACGCTTTTTAAAAGTTTCTTTTACATGGGGGTTTACGATAAGATCGACATATCTTTGTCTGTATCGCAGTTCGGGATCGTTAAACTCATCGTATACATTTCCTTCTCCATCAACTTTTGGTAGGGGTAGTGGGCGTAAGGATTTATTTAGCACGGTAAAGTTCTTTACCATTACTGTTTTTTCACCAACTTGTGTTTTGAAGAGTGTTCCTTCGATACCTATGATGTCTCCAATATCAAGAAGTTTTTTATAAACGTCGTTGTAAAGGGTTTTATCTTCATCTGGACAAATTTCATCTCTATTAAAATAGAGCTGGATTCGGCCTTCACTATCTTGCAACTCAGCAAAAGAAGCTTTTCCTTGAATACGTCTGCTCATTAACCTTCCTGCAAGAACAACCTTTTTGTCATCTTCAAATTCCTGTTTGACTTTCTTTGAGGTGTGATCTACCGGGTACAAATCGGCCGGATAAGGATTAATGCCCAATTCACGAAGCTTTCCAAGCTTTTCTCTACGGATAATTTCTTGTTCTGAAAGTTGCATAATTTAATTTGTCATTTTAAGCCTGCGAAGATAAGGAGTATTTAACAATCTATCAATCAATTTGTATTATTACTGAAGCTAAGTTCTGGGTGTCTTCCGAAGTGAACACCGGAAATTTTATTGCTGAAATAATTCTGATAAAATTGTAACAATTTTTAAAGTTAGGCGTCTTAAATATAGAAGCGTATTATATTTGCATTGTCTTCAGAAGTAATCAAGCTGAAGTTAACTGCTGATTTTTTCAGCATAAATATTTTCATCAATCAAAAAAAATAAAAAATGAGTATTTGGAGAGTGTTACTTTCAATTCTTAGCCCGCCCCTAGCTGTGTTGGACAAAGGTTGTGGTTCGATTATAATTGTATTTCTATTGTGGCTTTGTGGCTGGATTCCCGGCGTTATTGCCGCCTTAATTATTTTGAATAATCCTAACAGATAGTTTTACTCACTAAGTGAGATTTATAATGCCTTTTGTCCATATGATGAGGTTGTTTACTTCTGAAAAACCAACTGTATTCCGTTTCCAGAATCTTCAATGGTCAATTCGTTACCACTTAAATCGATAATGTCAAAAATATTGAAGGCTTCTTCGTCGTCAAATAAAACTAACTGAAGATTTTCAGAAACTGCATATTTGAAGGCTTCGGCCGCGGTGTTATTGCACACATCGTTCATGTCTTTTCCGTAAGATTGTGTAATTACATCTTCTAGGTTTACAAAGTTTAGATAGGTTTGGGAAGTACATTCATCTGGTGCTGTAAGCATTCCATTTTGCGTGACACCCGTTAAAAACCATTGCCCGATGAGCCGTTGATTGTAAGGAGTGTAACCATCATCATCGTTGGAACATCCTAAAGCAAGTATGATTAAAAATAAAAACAAGATTTTTTTAAAAGAATCCATAATGTAAATTGTTGGTAATCATAAAATTAATTATTTTTTAGATGATTTTCTAGTTTTTCTTTGAGGTGTTTAAAATGTTCGATAATGCGATGGTGGTTTCTAAACCTACATATGTCTGCGGGATATTGTATTTTTGTAGAAGGAATTTATGAGAGATGAATAAAAAAGTTGTTTTGCAAGATCTTGGGCATCGGGATTACAAAGAAACGTGGGATTATCAAGAGTTGCTTTTTAAAGCTATTTTAGATACAAAAATTAAAAATAGAAGGGAAGGCACTGCAGAAGAAACCCTTAATTATTTTCTATTTGTAGAGCACCCTCATGTCTACACCTTGGGTAAAAGCGGAGATTTGAAAAATTTGCTTTTAAATGAAGTTCAGTTGCGGGAAAAAGGCGCTACATTTTATAAGATCAATAGAGGGGGAGATATTACGTATCACGGGCCTGGACAAATTGTAGGGTACCCTATTTTAGATTTGGATAATTTCTTTACCGACATTCATAAGTACCTACGGTTTTTAGAGGAAGTAATTATTCTTACGCTAGAGGAATATGGACTAAAAGCTACCAGAAGTGAAGGGGAGACAGGTGTTTGGATTGATGTGGGGACTCCATTTGCGAGAAAAATATGTGCCATGGGCGTACGGGCCTCTAGATGGGTCACTATGCATGGTTTTGCTTTAAATGTGAACGCCAATTTGGGCTATTTTGATAATATTATTCCCTGTGGAATTCGTGGTAAGGGAGTTACTTCCTTAAATGTGGAGTTGGGTAAGGAAAAAATCGATGTGGTTGAAGTGAAATTGAAACTTCAAAAGCATTTCATGAAACTTTTCGAAGCCGAATTTATTGAAGAGCTTACGTAATCATATAAACTTAAGGTAAAAGAAGGTTGCAAGTCTCGATTAAGAACAAGAGATGTCCCTTGGCAGTCCCTTTTCGTAAAAAATAGCGAGCGTAAAAATATATTGCCAATCTTTTTGTCGACCCAACTACGGGGTTCATATGAAATTTAAGTAGCTCAATTAAGTTTATAACAAATCACTGAGTTTTTATCTCCCACTGTTACTATCTCGAGGTTTTTGTCATTATCAATGTCATCAAGATCTACTGCAGAGTCTCCGTAAACCGGAAAGTTTTCAATCATTTTGGCGTTACTATCAAACAAATATACTTTGTGCGTTTGTTTGTCGGTGGTGGATACATAAATCTTATCCCCTATATAAAATATTTTGGGCTGGGTGTATATTCCAAAATCTAATGTTGCCTCGTTACCATTAATAGTCAATTTATTTTCAGAAATAGTGGCAAGGGTGTTTACAGTTGCATCAATGAGATGGTTATCTTTTAGTCCAAGTTCGATTTTATTGAGTCCTCCATTTTGGTCTACCTGAATTAAATCTCCAGAGGTATTGGTGGTTGTGAACTTTCGGTCGTATAGATAAACTTCATTTCCGGAAAAATCAATAGAACCTTTTACACGCACCCTTAAATCCCCGGTTCGGTGAAGAATGTCCAGTTTTCCATCTTTTTCTTGAAGGATGATGTAATCTTTATTTCCAATGCGGATGTGCTTAGCCTTGTTGATAATGGTGTTTTCAGTTTCTTTCAAAATAAAACCATCTACTATTTGTCCGTTTCTATCGTACATTTTTATTTTTTTGCCCATAATTACTACAAACCGGTAGTCTTTGGTAATGCTGTAATCGAAGACGGCTAGGGGTTGAGTGATTTCATTGCTGAAGTCCAATGGAAATGGAGAGACATCTTCCCCGTTTCTATCCACGACCCTAAACCTATTTTTA from Galbibacter sp. BG1 harbors:
- a CDS encoding ester cyclase translates to MKTIIALFLFLNCFGLASSQNAPYDSISQIEKNKKLVKGFYEDLWATDNTQNYSKYLADEYVVHDIGERKNVTEPAIEQKIIADRFWDNGTNKVTIDYQIAEGDLVATRWHMAYQPESFFGKVLFGSGSIPIINVFRIQNGKIVEIWNHRHDIDTNQTLRFTLKGLLIGLLIALIPTIWAFRMQKKLKRIKKG
- a CDS encoding MerR family transcriptional regulator, producing the protein MHIDLPEKLYYSIGEVAKAFDVNTSLIRFWDKEFDIINPKKNAKGNRKFTQEDIKNFSLIYHLVKERGFTLDGAKTHLKEQKQKTLSNFEIIRKLEGVKAELIKIKDQL
- the alaS gene encoding alanine--tRNA ligase, whose product is MNSKEIRRQFLKFFEDKKHEIVSSAPMVIKNDPTLMFTNAGMNQFKEYFLGNKNPKNSRVTDTQKCLRVSGKHNDLEEVGKDTYHHTMFEMLGNWSFGDYFKKEAIQWAWELLTEVYKIDKDILYVTVFEGAEAEGLPIDQEAYNLWKGIVPEDRIILGNKKDNFWEMGDQGPCGPSSEIHVDIRSAEEKAKIPGADLVNKDHPQVVEIWNLVFIEFNRKADGSLEKLPAKHVDTGMGFERLSMVLQDKKSNYDTDVFTPLIREIETITKSKYGAEGKEGEEINIAIRVIADHVRAVAFAIADGQLPSNTGAGYVIRRILRRAIRYGFTFLNQKEPFIYKLVDTLTKQMQEFFPELKKEKNIIVNVIREEENSFLRTLAQGLILLDSIIDANEDKIIAGSKAFELYDTYGFPIDLTALILQEKGYQLDQKGFQIELEKQKSRSRAATKIETGDWEVLVDDPVEEFVGYDILETHVKLTRYRKVESKKEGEMYQLVFNITPFYAEGGGQVGDKGYLESSNGDVVYIIDTKKENNLIIHLAKNLPKNLTDTFKAVVDVKQRSRTAANHTATHLLHQALRSVLGSHVEQKGSMVHSGYLRFDFSHFSKVTSEELTQIEDFVNARIREQLPLEENRRMPYQEALNAGAVALFGEKYGDLVRTVKFGESMELCGGTHVKNTGDIWHFIITSESAVAAGVRRIEAITSDAAKDYFASQTEAFKEVKSVLKSNSDPVKAITTLQEENASMKKQIEQLLKDKAKGLKGELKASLEEVNGVQFLAKKVDLDQGSIKDLAFELGSEFKNLYLVFASENEGKVLLTCYVSKEIVKEKDLNAGQIVRELGKLIQGGGGGQPFFATAGGRNPEGINDALIKAKEFVKQ
- a CDS encoding lipocalin family protein, whose product is MDSFKKILFLFLIILALGCSNDDDGYTPYNQRLIGQWFLTGVTQNGMLTAPDECTSQTYLNFVNLEDVITQSYGKDMNDVCNNTAAEAFKYAVSENLQLVLFDDEEAFNIFDIIDLSGNELTIEDSGNGIQLVFQK
- the lysS gene encoding lysine--tRNA ligase, with product MQLSEQEIIRREKLGKLRELGINPYPADLYPVDHTSKKVKQEFEDDKKVVLAGRLMSRRIQGKASFAELQDSEGRIQLYFNRDEICPDEDKTLYNDVYKKLLDIGDIIGIEGTLFKTQVGEKTVMVKNFTVLNKSLRPLPLPKVDGEGNVYDEFNDPELRYRQRYVDLIVNPHVKETFKKRTKITNSMREFFNSRDYIEVETPILQAIPGGAAARPFVTHHNALNIPLYLRIANELYLKRLIVGGFDGVYEFAKDFRNEGMDKTHNPEFTVMELYVSYKDYNWMMNMTEELLEKVATDANGSPKVTVGKNEINFTAPYPRVPILQAIKDHTGFDVAGMNEEELREVCIKLDIPADESMGIGKLIDEIFGEKCEHNYIQPTFITDYPKEMSPLTKEHRDNPALTERFELMVNGKELANAYSELNDPIDQRERFEEQLKLSEKGDDEAMFIDQDFLRALEYGMPPTSGIGIGIDRLVMLLTNNASIQEVLFFPQMRPEKKVEVALNDEEKAVFEMLKKENKMPLEDLKTQSGLSNKKWDKTIKGLTKHKLVKVSKTDEGLFCEIA
- a CDS encoding M23 family metallopeptidase, producing the protein MTKVKYYYDSETLSYRRIEPKKGKKIVNISLFVLASFLFGGICLLILLNTNLVNTPKELSQARELRNYEFQFELLNKKMTQIEEVLANIEDRDNNIYRLYFEASPIPSEQRTAGFGGVNRYKKLEGFNNSDLIIDATKKLEKLQKRLVIQSKSLDEITELAKEKEKLLAAIPAIQPVSNEDLTRMASGYGWRTDPFTKVRKMHYGMDFTSPRGTPVYATGDGVVTRADNRSSGYGEHIRIDHGFGYMSLYGHLSKYKVRPGQKVKRGDLIGLVGSTGRSEAPHLHYEVWKDDQRINPINFYYGTLSAEEYEALLHAASQENQSLD
- the lipB gene encoding lipoyl(octanoyl) transferase LipB; the protein is MNKKVVLQDLGHRDYKETWDYQELLFKAILDTKIKNRREGTAEETLNYFLFVEHPHVYTLGKSGDLKNLLLNEVQLREKGATFYKINRGGDITYHGPGQIVGYPILDLDNFFTDIHKYLRFLEEVIILTLEEYGLKATRSEGETGVWIDVGTPFARKICAMGVRASRWVTMHGFALNVNANLGYFDNIIPCGIRGKGVTSLNVELGKEKIDVVEVKLKLQKHFMKLFEAEFIEELT
- a CDS encoding YqaE/Pmp3 family membrane protein; amino-acid sequence: MSIWRVLLSILSPPLAVLDKGCGSIIIVFLLWLCGWIPGVIAALIILNNPNR
- a CDS encoding Spy/CpxP family protein refolding chaperone; translated protein: MKIKWSILTVMMVAGIAFSSAQERGRMDRKEKREGMKSMYKELSADQIADLKTKKMALTLDLTESQQKDIYTINKDIAIERKEKMAELKAKKEAGEKPTADERYARMNERLDAQLEVQSKMKKILNEEQYKMWKRSMHKAKKEFKHHREARK